The Lathyrus oleraceus cultivar Zhongwan6 chromosome 5, CAAS_Psat_ZW6_1.0, whole genome shotgun sequence genome includes the window CTTTGGAGTTAATGATTTTTGAATAAGTAATTACCCTTTTCTGATTCATCCGCTTATTTATttatatttgccttgatttttATCCGACCTTAATATCTTTGACCATTCTTTTATGTTTTTTATGGCCACTTATTGTCGTACTCCCTCTTTTTCTAGGATTCAAATATGTGTCTCTTACCTATATTCGTTACATGACTCATGGCTAAGTTAGCTTACTTCCTTGAAGTCGATATGACCTTATAACATAATACCCTTACTTGAATGGAAAGTACATATTGATTATGCTAGACATTACCATCGCGTCTTTCACATGGTTATTATCAAGTGGCTCAAATTTATACTCCTCAATGTGGATGTGAGATATCATGTTTATAATGATATAATACTATAAGTCCTAAGTTGATGGGAAATATTTAATGATTTCCTTAAAAATATGAGGAATGTTGCTTCTGGTACCATAATGGGGCACTTCATCAAGTCTTTATTGTTCTTTCAGGTCCTTAGGCGCCTTTTGTTGGATCTGAACCTTTAAATTTCCCTCCCATTAGATCACATTTGTTAGTTTCTATAAGAGGAAGTTTTTGCCTTGTTTCTACTCTTTACTTTCTTGACTCATGTGACCTTCCAACTTCTTATAATTATTTGTTTCTACAAGTAGCTCATTTGAAGAttaatttagttttattatgTTCTCTAGTTTTAAGTTTCATCTTCTCTAAACTCTCCATTTGTACGAATTCTTTTACTCATAAATTTATTTATTTGTACTATTATGCTTCGTGTTGTGTGACCCATTTTGATGGCCTTATCTACCTTTGGGTAATGACACCTTCTTTTTTATGGGTAATGTTGTTGCAACGAGTTATGTGAAACCACATTCTGGTGATGATGCCTTTTGAATTGCCTGTTATCACCCTTCCCTATTTTTAGTTATTTCTTTTGAAGATTTTGTCAATGAAGTCTTTGATGGTGAATTTTTTTCCGTGCAATCATGATTTGGGAAAAAGGACAAAGTAGTGGGTATACAACCTAATCTTTCTCAAATTCACTCTCTATTGTGTAGACATGTTAAATATCGCTTTACCCAATAGAATGGCCTATAATGATCCTTGTAATGCAATGTATGAAGGACTAGGTGGACCTCAAGTACCTTGGATCACTCTCAATTTACTTTGAACCTGTGGGGACTCACTCACTCAACCCTTATCCTTATGTGAGGAACCCTTCTGTGTGGGTCACAAATATTCTTGCCCCTAAAGTCCTCATATGCAGTCGTTACTATAATTTTTCTTTCTTGATATATAATGCCATGTTTCAAAAGTGTATACTTCATATTCGTTTTACTATTTTTAGACGTTAACTTTAGGCAACTCATTACTTAATATACATGTTCATATTTCTATTTTCGACATTGCATTTCATCCATAGTGGGAAATTTTGGGGGGCTACTAGTGTTTGGTTTTATTTGATCAAATTGTTAAGATCTTCAGACTGTTACCTCTCATTTTTTCCCATTTTAAGTGGCGGTATGTGAATGTTATACCTTTGAATGTGCTCCTCCACAAGATCATATGCTTAGTAAAATCTCCATGCCAACAATATTTTCTTCAGTGTTAGTTTTGGGACCATTTAAGGAAATGTCAAGAGAGTATGTACTTCAACACAATAAATTTATCGACCCTCCATGTGAATTATTTTAGTGTAATACACGATTATACAATATCTATGGAAAATGGGACTTGCCCTGCTTTCCATTATGCAAGGTGAAGTGTACTATATGTTTGCTAGGTTGCATGTGTTGTTTGGTCATAAACGTTTTTTCCTTGCAGTGATACTAACATTTTTTTCTTTTGCAACAAAGATGTCGCAAGGGAACATAATGAAGAATGTCCAAGAAAGGAAACAAGGTCCTATTTATATGGCCTATCTCAACCCACCCCTTATAACCCTTAAGCCTTAATCAACGTTGACGATGATAAGAGGATGAAGAGGAAGCCAAAAGGCACGACTTGGTGTCTTCCAAGAAATAGAAGTGGTACACCTCTCCCATGCAACTACGACatatttgtttgtgatttctTCGTCACTAGCCATTGTGATTGTCGATCTAATAAAAGTATTCCCTTTGGTATGTACCTCGCtttattaaaatttaaaataactATGCTTTCTAGTGCCATATATTATGCTGGTAGGGTGCCTGGTCTAGGTCCTTTGGGGGATTTTGATAACCCTTACTAGTGTTACATTGACCTTTGTGAGGGAAATCTTTTCCAACGAGGATCAACTCAAAAATGAACTTTCCCAGGCTCGGGAAAGATCTTACACAACTAAGACATAAATGGATAAACTGGAAGCTACTTGGATGATAGAGGAAACAAGTTATATAATGTCAAGAGCTTTAAGAGGCAATAGATTAAAGGTATGAGGTCTATAAAGGGGAAATGAAGGATCTAAAAGTGGTGAAAGACAAAGTATTTATTCTCGGCGAGTATAAATATAGAGCTAACTCCTTATTAATTATCTTTTTAGGGAAAACGGAAATTATTAAAGGTCAATTGCATAGGTCTATAGAGAAAATCACATTTCTATCTGCAGAGAATGCAAGTCTATGGGTAGAATTTACCACATCGATATAGATCATAAAGTTATGAAATAATTTACATCTTAGAGAATTTTATCCCAATAGATTCCAAGGCTCATAAACCCATTATGTATTAAATAATTGAGATTCTTGAGAGCTTATGTGACGATATAAGCCTAATCAACCCAATCCAAAGAATGTTTGGATCTAACACCACAAAGATCTATATTATACAGATAAAATGAGCCAAAACATACCTAATGCTACTAACAAAAACCAACACATAATATAATTTAAAGAGAGGTGGTGTGGTGTAAAAGCTATCAAAGTATTATCCAGGTGCTCGCAAAGATAAAATTTATAGAAGGCCTAACACAACCCTGTTGCCCCAGATATTAAACATCTTATTCGATATAGAGCCACAATATTATTTTtctaattaattaatataatttatttaacaaattattaattaaaaaaaatagaatacTAATGTTATATAATTAAAGTTGGATTACACATGTTGGAATGTTATCTAACATTATGCATTACGACGCGATTGATTGAAGTGACCACTAGTTCTACATACACGAGCTTCTATCTCTCATATATATCTTATTCGTTTCTCCCTAGGTGTTTCATACGAAGTCCCCGGGATTGAATCACCTAGAAGAAATTCTCGTAATTCGTGAACGCTTTGTGCGTCTATGTCAATGTTGTCGTAATTGAGTTTGTTGCACATGTTTTCGTAGTGTTCTTTGGGTTAATGTGTTCACGGTTGGGCGGTGGAAATATTGGTTGAGTAGTGACATTAGTGAGAATGTTTCGTTGGGGTAAAAAGGAAATTGTTGTTGTGGTGTTTGGAAGTTTATGTTTGTTTGAGTTATTTGTTGGGTGTATTGGTATGTGTATGATGGGTTGGTGGATGGTGTTTGTTCGTGTTGAGATTGATAAAATTCTTGTGGTTGTTGTTGGTAGTATGAGGTATGCTATTAGTTTTATGATTGTGTGTGTGACATGTATTAGTTTTGGGTTTTTGTGTTTGCGGGTTAGTAATTTTGTTGGGTTGCGAGTTGAGTGTAAGTTTGTTGTTGGCTTTATTGGGCGTTTGATGATGATGTTTGTTGACGCGAGTCAACTAAATGTCGGGGttcagacaaaaatataattataGCCTATCTATACTAATACATGTAATAAGGAGTTGGCTTAGATTCATTTGGCATTAGAAATTTGGTCAGGATAAGGTCGCAACAGTGCCTCCATAGACGACACTCCATTGGTTCGAGACTTTACTGTCATGGTATTTTTAAAAGCACCTCGGGGAACCAGGGATTTCTTGATGCATGTCGAATTGATGTTTCACACGATTACTATGGTGTATCTCCATAGTAGTAAACATAATAATTGATGTTCTTGTAGTCTAGACAGTTGCATCGTCTTCATTCCTTTCATGACGATCTTCTAGACCTAGATACAACCTCCAATAAACTATTGCGAAAATGTATTTATTAGTTTAATAAAAgttaataataaaaaataaataattctAAAATGAATGATTTTATGGTGATACATTGCTTGGTACCAGTTGATCTAAGAGAGATCGATAAGCCATGATGCAAAGTCGAGGACATCTTTCATAATTCATCCACATATGAACCACCTAAACCaacaaattaaaataaataatttagGATTAATATTATAAATTAAGCAAATGAATATATTTATTATGGTATAAATGTACTTTGTTGCGTACGACATTCTAAATTTGTGACGATCGGTTGGCATAAGGGAAgacattcttgaccaacctcatgcttgaAGAAATATGGTGAATCTTGACAACTGACCGGTGATACATCACCTCTATTAAATCATCCTTCACATCAATATCAAATCAGAAACACCAACTACATTATAGATATGTATGTTAGGCCAAATTATATTGTTACCACTATAATAATAGAGAGACATATGTCTCTGATGTATTCGGGTTTGGTTTCTGAAGTATTGATATTACCTAATTTGCAATCAATCAAAAATCAAATTGCATTCATTTGAAAGAAAGAATAGAGACAAAGTTAATGTCTGGTCCTATTCTGGAACGACCAAATGCCCAAATGACTAAGGCCCAAATGACTAAGGCCCAAATCCATATCAAATCCACTTCACCTGACCCAAAGTATAAAATCAATTCACACGCAAAAAGCAAGGTACAATCTCTGATCTCCATTCTTACTATACTCATCTTGAATCTTGAACTTACTTGGGTTTTGGAGTGCTAACCAGGTAGGTCCACCCCCCGAGCCATTGTTCAAGATCATTAGTTTTCTAACTGCATCCATTTCTGGTTCCTGAACAGAAGAGGTGTCATCTCAAAATTTTAGCTTTTTTGAAAATAATCAAGTCAAATTTTTCTAGGTAAAAGTCTGAGATGATGAATATGTTGAAAGCATGTGTTGTTAGCCATGAATATTTTGGATTtaactgtattgagttgtatatttTACTCCATTAAACTCAATGATCTCAAAAATATTAAATTTTTGAACAATCTCAAAAATTTGATCAATCTTAAATTTTTGAACAAGCTGAACTACCAACTTCAAtgacgatgaagaagatgaaagTGAGGCATAGGTTGATCATATGTTTTCTTTGTTCGAGAACGACAAGTACTATGAACACAATGACTCTGAACATGGCGATTAAGAGCCATTACCTTTAAGATATGTATATGCCCCCAACAAATGACAAACTTATCTTTAAATAAAGATGTGTCATCCTACAATTTCGTGTACAATAATACTATGTAGTTGGAGGGTGGGTTAAAAGTTGGAAAAGAAGTTTCGCACAAAAGCCAATTGCGTGTGAGCCATAACAAATTTCACATGGAAAAATCTATTTATTATAACATAGATTGTACAAATGCGAGAAGGTACATGGTTATTTGTTGTAATGAGCTTTGCATGTTTCTCTTGGCAACATCTTACGAGAAGATAAATGATACTTGGGAGATAAGTTCTATGGATCCACCTCACAATTGTACTACCACCAATCTTCTACATGATCATCGTAAACTAAGATCTCAAATAACATGTCAAGATATTTTGCTCTTGTGGGCAAGGATTCCTGACTGAAGGTGAGTTCTGTAATCTCCAATATTATTACCCGATCCAATTACACTCTCTCGTACAAGAAATCATAGATTGCAAGGAATAAGGCGGTTGAGCATGTCTACGAAAATTTGGAAACTTTGTACAACGAACTTCCACAATATTTGGAAGCACTTTAGAAATATGTTTCTGGTACTGTTGTAATTATGGATACACTACATGCATATTCAAATGAGGTAACTTGTGTTAATGGAACTAGAATCTTCCATCAACTCTTCTAGACGtttcaaccatgcatcaaaggttttgagCTTTACAAACCTATTActcaaattgatggaacatggttatacaAAAAATACAAAAGAACATTACTTTTGGCAGTGATATAAGACGGTAACATTAATATCTTTCAAATTACTTTTGCTCTGGTTGAAAGTGAGACTGGGGATGGTTGGAGTTTCTTTCTCAAGAATCTCAAAACGCATGTTGCTCCGCAACCCAACCTCCGTTTGATTTCAGACAAACATGCATCTACTGAGAGTGTATTTAGTAATCTAGATAATGGTTAGTAAaatcctccttctacacatgtctactaCATAAGGCACATTGTATAAAACTTCATGCAAGAATTCAAAGAAAAAAATCTTGGAAAAAAAGTTGTGAACGCATGACCACgtgacaacaaaccttgtggaatcATGAATTATATCTTTAAAGGCATTAAAAGCCTACCCATAATTGGGTTGGTGAGAGAAACCTATTATAGGCTGGGAGCACTGTTCACCAACAAAGGTTCGAAATAAAGTTCAGTGTTAGAATCAGGGAAATTGTTCAGTGAAAAGTGCATAAAAGTTATGAAGGAGAAACGTAGAAAATCTAACACACATTTGGGCACAAGATGACTGTCaaaatttgagtttttgtgtCTAAGGACAAATGAACCACAATGAGGGGCAACTAATGAGACACTACTGGATCGAACTACATAAAGATTGGTGTACGTATGGTAAGTTTCAAATATTTAGTATGCCTTGCTCCTATGTCATTCCGGCATGTTCTAGTGTTCGCCATGACACATTCTTACATCTATCTGATGTTTATAAGTTCGTAAACTTATTCGGTGTCTTTAACAATAGCTTCCCAATAGTAGCCAGTGAGAAATATTGGTCTACATATCAAGGGGATGTAATTTTCCACGACGAAAATATGAGAAGGAAGAAAAATGACCACCTAAACATCACACATATAAGAACTGAAATGAATATGACTAACAAAATGAAAAGAATGTGTGGTTTATGCCTTCTTATCGATCATACACGGAAACATTGTCCCAATATTGAAACCAATTCTAGTTAATAATTAATTCTATTGTTCAATTTTTTGTAAACTTAAAatttaatataaataataattttttattacAATAAAACGGAGCACCAAGAAGTTAAACAAGAAATAAAAATTCTTAACACTGGAAAATATCTAATAATATGCGGCAATCGAAACAATATCATATGTTCCATAAAAAATGTTTGACATTACATCCCTAATATGATTGTCGGTCTTAATTGACCATAAATGATACTGGAACATGATTGTCAGTCTTAATTGACCATCAATGATACTGGATAATATCATTGTAGTATCATTGACATCCACAATAGATATGTACTCCCTCCGTCCCATATTATAAGCAAATTTCACCTTTCTAAATTCATTAAATAACTAATGTATTTAATCTATATATAGACTagatacattaattatttaatgaatCTAAAAAGATGAAATTTACTTATAATATGAGACAGAGGGAATATGAAACAAGTTTGTCTAATATGCTAATTCTTCTTTTACCTCCCTTAAGATCTAAATGTAATGAACATTTCAAGTTAATCTCAAGTTCCTAGAAATTTCAACAAACCATGAAAGAGATCTTTATGGGAGGCTTGATCCTCAAATAGATAATATACCCAACCGTACACATTTTAGAACAAATGAACAAAAAAAACTAGAAGAAGTGTGAGAAAATATTTGTATAAATTCTCATCATAAATACAATCGATTCGTTctattaaaatataatataaaataatatataataatattttattatataaattaaaaataattttttttataaaaaatatctGACACATAAAATGACGTGCTCATTGTACAATAAATAGATTCTATCAATTTAATTGACACTTCCATATAATCCTATAAAAGAAGGAGCATGCGTCAATTAAAATTAAGTGTGCTTTAAATTTTAGATATACACGTTAATTGAATTAATTTGTTATCTAtaaattttttttgaaatattaaTACTTTGTGAAATATACAGGTGGTATTGAATTGAAAATGTATATGGATAAAAATGTCAAACTtgatttttttataatttaattaaaatacatTGATAGTGTAAAAAGATTTTACACAATCAATTATTCTTACAAATTAGATATTGAATaaatttaacttttattttaaaaatttataaaataaaacaaacGGACTATAGTGGTAAATCGAtggtgtaaaattttttacaccaataatatataataattaatctcAAAAAATATTCAATTGACAAACAAAATTTAATCTTAAAAAATAATTTCTGATATTACTGGTACAAATAGTACTAATCTCAACTGTAAGCCACAAGCCTAAATGAAAAAAGTGTGAGCAAGAGAGTGAGAGAAAATATACAACACGCGCTCTGATAAGGAGCGTGAAAGAGATTGGACAGAGATGGAGCCCACGATCATTCTCGGTCCCCAAGACCCTCAATTGATGAAGTGTACGGCTACCTGATATTTCTAGTGTATGGTTTCTGTGCTATGCACGAGCTGTACACTATCATGGGCATCTTTCTTCACAATTACGATACTACCCCTCCccactctctctctctccttttaTTAACTATTTATCTCAACCAACCCTAAACCTTTCTTTCTTCATTGTTTCATCACCCAAATGTAAATTCttttataattaaattaattcCTCTCCCAAAATTACCAAATACCTTTTTATTTTAGCAAAATATTATATACCAAAATCCGAAAAAAGTTGAAAAAATTCCATTATCATTAATATTATGGCTTCCGTTCTTCCTTATCTTTTTCATTTTCACTCTCTTCTATCTCCGTTTCCCCTTTCTCCTCTCTCAAACCCTTTTTTCCATTTTTGAAATTCAACCCATTTCACTTCCATGATATCACCCAATTCAATTTATAAATTCTAATCTTCTAATCTTCTAATCTTTTAATCTAGTCATTTCACAAATTTCCCCAACAAGATGAAGAGAGATCGTCAAGAAACCTCTGGTGGAGGTGTGAGTAGCAACAATAACAATAGCGACAACATCATCAGCAACAACTTTGTTAGTGTACGAGGTGAATGTTCATCAATGcagaacaacaacaacaacggAAAACAAAGTTTGTGGAGCGAAGAAAAAGAGAACAGTGGTGGAATGGACGAGTTACTAGCGGCATTAGGTTACAAGGTTCGTTCTTCAGACATGCTTGACGTAGCTCAAAAGCTTGAACAACTTGAGATGGTGATGGGTAGTGCTCAAGAGGAAGGAATTAACCATCTTGCTTCAGATACAGTTCACTACGATCCCACCGATCTATATTCATGGGTTCAAACCATGCTCACTGAACTTAACCCTTCCACCGATTCACAAATCAATGACCCTTTAGATTCTTCTTCTTCCATCTTCAACGATAACTCGCAGTATGATCTCAGTGTTATTCCTGGAATGGCCGCATACCCACCTCAGAGCCATAACCAAAACAGCGAAAGTGAAGGTTCTAACAGCAACAAAAGGTTGAAGACGTGGGGGAGTGAAACGGAATCGGAAGATATTTTTCTGCCGGCGTTATCACCGCCGGCGGAGACTACAAGACCGGTGGTTCTCGTTGACTCACAGGAAACTGGGGTTCGTCTTATTCACACTATGATGGCTTGCGCCGATGCGATTCAGCGTGATGATATCAAGATTGCTGATAGACTCGTGAAGAATATTGGAATATTGGCTTCGTCGCAAACCGGAGCGATGGGAAAAGTTGCTTCGTATTTCGCACAAGCTCTGTATCGGAGAATCTGCAGAGTTTCCCCTGATGAAACTCTGGATTCATCTTTGTCTGATGCACTTCACATGCACTTTTACGAGTCTTCTCCTTATCTCAAATTCGCTCACTTCACCGCTAATCAAGCTATTCTGGAAGCTTTTGCCGGTGCCGGAAGTGTTCACGTCATTGATTTTGGTCTCAAACAAGGGATGCAGTGGCCGGCGCTTATGCAAGCACTTGCATTACGTCCTGGTGGTCCACCAACTTTCCGGTTAACCGGAATCGGACCACCGCAGACGGGTAACACCGATGCTTTGCAGCAGGTGGGTTGGAAATTGGCTCAGCTTGCTCAGACCATTGGTGTTCAGTTCGAATTTCGTGGATTCGTTTGCAACAGTCTCGCGGATCTTGACCCGAATATGCTCGAGATCCGACCCGGTGAAGCCGTTGCTGTTAACTCCGTTTTCGAACTTCACACCATGTTAGCCCGACCCGGTTCCATTGATAAGGTTCTCAACACTGTTAAGAAGATTAACCCTAAGATTGTCACTATCGTGGAGCAAGAAGCGAATCATAACGGACCGGTTTTCATGGATCGGTTCACGGAGGCTTTGCATTATTACTCGAGTTTATTTGATTCTCTGGAGGGTTCTTCTAATTCAAACCCGGCCGGGTCTGGTTCTTCGAGTCAGGATCTGTTGATGTCTGAGCTTTACTTGGGGAGACAGATATGCAACGTGGTGGCTTATGAAGGTGTGGACCGGGTCGAGAGACACGAGACACTGAGTCAGTGGAGGTCGAGGATGGGTTCAGCTGGGTTCGACCCGGTTCATTTAGGTTCAAACGCGTTTAAGCAAGCGAGTACTTTGTTGGCTTTGTTCGCCGGCGGGGATGGGTATAGGGTGGAGGAGAATAACGGGTGTCTTATGCTTGGGTGGCACACGAGGTCACTCATTGCTACCTCCGCGTGGAAGCTTCCACTCAGTGAGTCAAAGTGAGTTGACTCTGCGGTGAATAAGTGCGAGTTGAAATTAATTGAATTGGATGGGTTTTTAATTATGAAAACATGACCAATTAGGGTGGCAGATTGGCTGAAACTTAATCTTTGATGTTGATGACTGAAAAGTGACTCAGTGAGTGAGCGAGCGAGCGAGGCAGGGAGAAATAAAGAGAgtaaaaaaaaaagtaaaaacaatGAAAGTTCTGTCTGTAATTTGTAATTGTAATCTTAATTTCGATATTATTAGTGTTTTTTGTTGCTctaaattaaataatttttttaaattcatGAGCTAGATCATGTACCTGCCATTCTCTGTTTTTCTTAACATTTCTCTTAATCATGCATTAGCTTTAAATTAAAATTGTCTACTACCATGTGATAGACGGTGTTGCATTGCGACTTTTTTGTTTAATTATTAGAGCTTAGGGGGTCCATGTAGGGAAATAAATATACATTCTTGTTATTTCCGTTATTTAATACTAATATAATAAAATTGAATGAAAGGTGTATATTGTAAAGTTTAATAGTATCGAAGCAAAGCATCTTGATCTTGATGCTCCCActaattttattttgtttaatgGTTCCTATGCATGAGAATTATATTATTTGCGGATGAACTGAGGAGGAATATAAAATTATTTTGATCTGGAAATGACACTGATTTGAT containing:
- the LOC127083805 gene encoding DELLA protein 1 produces the protein MKRDRQETSGGGVSSNNNNSDNIISNNFVSVRGECSSMQNNNNNGKQSLWSEEKENSGGMDELLAALGYKVRSSDMLDVAQKLEQLEMVMGSAQEEGINHLASDTVHYDPTDLYSWVQTMLTELNPSTDSQINDPLDSSSSIFNDNSQYDLSVIPGMAAYPPQSHNQNSESEGSNSNKRLKTWGSETESEDIFLPALSPPAETTRPVVLVDSQETGVRLIHTMMACADAIQRDDIKIADRLVKNIGILASSQTGAMGKVASYFAQALYRRICRVSPDETLDSSLSDALHMHFYESSPYLKFAHFTANQAILEAFAGAGSVHVIDFGLKQGMQWPALMQALALRPGGPPTFRLTGIGPPQTGNTDALQQVGWKLAQLAQTIGVQFEFRGFVCNSLADLDPNMLEIRPGEAVAVNSVFELHTMLARPGSIDKVLNTVKKINPKIVTIVEQEANHNGPVFMDRFTEALHYYSSLFDSLEGSSNSNPAGSGSSSQDLLMSELYLGRQICNVVAYEGVDRVERHETLSQWRSRMGSAGFDPVHLGSNAFKQASTLLALFAGGDGYRVEENNGCLMLGWHTRSLIATSAWKLPLSESK